Proteins co-encoded in one Cyanobacteria bacterium QS_8_64_29 genomic window:
- a CDS encoding GDSL family lipase — translation MFQSRRRFSNRRSFARRSRRQRVPWIRVGIALVAAAIGLELAARAFLGVLGAGGSPSVNGPGGIPAAAYQLQFQTQDGRPIAGLTEGGNPIARRDPQLGYRLAGDQQSPFWQIGERGFRNAEPVPPAKPEDEIRVFILGGSAAFGQWADGNSATIAPKLEQQLNERVARQQNSPGEYRPDVLPFYKPTRREALSRPPKIREGNYRVINAAVPGHASGNQLARLALQVLSYQPDAIVAIDGYRDLLLPGDRQAADIPQLDALLADAGRHLRAQWGNPLQRWLQQTALVRVLGAWFSPSGTTSLSVTEATLARGGRADASLTERLPTQQAERQRRATRYRRHHQAMAQAIAGTDIPLVSVLQPEITGRSSAHRAPQEQATIDELGEAYVQRLRQGYARLGAANQQLEAAFDGVTALNLYQLYQDSPDRAFYDPIHLTERANAALAERLYQALAGLEAMQIVPENAELPEGE, via the coding sequence ATGTTCCAATCCCGCCGCCGCTTCTCGAACCGCCGCAGCTTTGCCAGGCGATCGCGCCGCCAGCGCGTGCCCTGGATCCGAGTGGGGATAGCTTTAGTTGCGGCCGCGATTGGGCTGGAGCTGGCTGCGCGAGCGTTCCTGGGCGTTTTGGGGGCAGGCGGATCCCCGAGCGTCAACGGTCCGGGCGGCATCCCGGCAGCGGCCTACCAACTGCAATTCCAAACCCAAGATGGCCGCCCCATCGCTGGCCTAACCGAAGGCGGCAATCCTATCGCGCGGCGCGATCCGCAATTGGGCTATCGCTTGGCCGGCGACCAACAAAGCCCCTTCTGGCAGATCGGCGAGCGCGGCTTCCGCAACGCTGAGCCCGTGCCGCCGGCCAAACCGGAGGACGAAATTCGCGTCTTTATTTTGGGCGGATCGGCAGCCTTCGGCCAGTGGGCCGATGGCAACAGCGCCACCATCGCGCCCAAGCTCGAGCAGCAGCTCAACGAGCGCGTGGCGCGCCAGCAAAACTCGCCGGGGGAGTACCGCCCCGACGTTCTGCCGTTTTACAAGCCCACCCGGCGCGAGGCGCTGTCGCGACCGCCCAAAATTCGGGAAGGCAACTACCGCGTTATTAATGCCGCCGTGCCCGGCCATGCCTCGGGCAACCAGCTGGCGCGGCTGGCGCTGCAAGTGCTGTCTTACCAGCCGGATGCAATCGTCGCCATTGACGGCTACCGCGATTTGCTGTTGCCCGGCGATCGCCAGGCCGCGGATATCCCGCAACTGGATGCCCTGCTGGCCGATGCCGGCCGTCACCTGCGCGCGCAGTGGGGCAATCCCCTGCAGCGCTGGTTGCAACAAACGGCGCTGGTCCGGGTGCTGGGGGCCTGGTTCTCGCCCAGCGGAACGACGTCGCTATCCGTGACCGAGGCCACTCTGGCAAGGGGCGGTCGCGCCGATGCATCCCTGACCGAGCGCCTGCCTACCCAGCAGGCCGAGCGCCAGCGCCGGGCAACGCGCTACCGCCGCCACCACCAGGCCATGGCCCAGGCGATCGCGGGCACCGACATCCCGCTGGTGAGCGTTTTACAACCCGAGATAACGGGACGCAGCTCGGCCCATCGCGCGCCCCAGGAGCAGGCCACGATCGACGAGCTGGGCGAGGCCTACGTGCAGCGCTTGCGGCAAGGCTACGCCCGGCTGGGGGCCGCCAACCAGCAGCTCGAGGCCGCCTTCGATGGCGTCACAGCGCTCAATCTGTACCAGCTCTATCAGGACTCGCCGGATCGGGCCTTCTACGACCCCATCCATCTCACCGAGCGCGCCAATGCCGCGCTGGCCGAGCGGCTCTATCAGGCTTTGGCCGGCCTCGAG
- a CDS encoding thiamine biosynthesis protein ThiC (catalyzes the formation of 4-amino-2-methyl-5-phosphomethylpyrimidine from 5-amino-1-(5-phospho-D-ribosyl)imidazole and S-adenosyl-L-methionine in thiamine biosynthesis) — protein sequence MREDWIARRRGQDNVTQMHYARQGTITEEMAHVAQRENLPAELIRDEVARGRAIVPANINHPNLEPMAIGVATRCKVNANIGASPNTSDLDGEVDKLRQAVHYGADTVMDLSTGGGDLDTIRSAIINASPVPIGTVPVYQALERVHGNVEHLTADDFLHVIEEHAKQGVDYQTIHAGILIEHLPLVKNRLTGIVSRGGGTLAKWMLHHHQQNPLYTHFDDIIAIFKKYDVSFSLGDSLRPGCTHDASDEAQLAELRTLGQLTRRAWQHDVQVMVEGPGHVPMDQIEYNVKKQMEECSEAPFYVLGPLVTDVAPGYDHITSAIGAAMAGWHGTAMLCYVTPKEHLGLPNAEDVRNGLMAYRIAAHAADVARHRPGARNWDDELSQARYNFDWNRQFELALDPERAREYHDETLPADIYKSAEFCSMCGPKFCPMQTKFDDGTLQELEKYLAQEQERAAAGSS from the coding sequence ATGCGCGAAGACTGGATCGCCCGGCGGCGCGGGCAAGATAACGTCACCCAAATGCACTACGCCCGCCAGGGCACCATCACCGAAGAAATGGCCCACGTGGCCCAACGGGAGAACCTCCCGGCCGAGCTCATTCGCGACGAAGTGGCGCGCGGCCGCGCCATCGTCCCGGCCAACATCAACCACCCCAACCTCGAGCCCATGGCGATTGGCGTTGCCACGCGCTGCAAGGTCAATGCCAACATTGGCGCCTCGCCCAACACTTCCGACCTGGACGGCGAGGTGGACAAGCTCCGGCAGGCCGTCCACTACGGCGCCGACACGGTCATGGACCTCTCCACCGGCGGCGGCGATCTCGATACCATCCGCAGCGCCATCATCAATGCCTCGCCCGTGCCCATTGGGACGGTGCCGGTCTACCAGGCGCTCGAGCGGGTCCACGGCAACGTCGAGCACCTCACCGCCGACGACTTCCTCCACGTCATTGAAGAGCACGCCAAGCAAGGGGTGGACTACCAAACCATCCACGCCGGCATCCTGATCGAGCACCTGCCGCTGGTCAAAAACCGCCTCACCGGCATTGTCTCGCGCGGCGGCGGCACCCTGGCTAAGTGGATGCTGCACCACCACCAGCAGAACCCGCTCTACACGCACTTTGACGACATCATCGCGATTTTCAAAAAGTACGATGTCTCCTTCAGCCTGGGCGACTCGCTGCGGCCGGGTTGCACCCACGACGCCTCGGACGAGGCGCAGTTGGCCGAGCTGCGCACGCTGGGGCAGCTCACGCGCCGGGCCTGGCAGCACGACGTCCAGGTCATGGTGGAGGGCCCCGGCCACGTCCCCATGGACCAGATCGAGTACAACGTCAAAAAGCAGATGGAAGAGTGCTCGGAGGCGCCCTTCTACGTGCTGGGGCCGCTGGTGACCGATGTGGCGCCTGGTTACGACCACATCACCTCGGCCATCGGCGCGGCCATGGCTGGCTGGCACGGCACGGCCATGCTCTGCTACGTCACGCCCAAAGAGCACCTGGGGCTGCCCAATGCCGAGGACGTGCGCAACGGCCTCATGGCCTACCGCATCGCCGCCCACGCTGCCGATGTGGCCCGGCACCGGCCAGGGGCCCGCAACTGGGACGACGAGCTCTCCCAGGCCCGCTACAACTTTGACTGGAACCGGCAGTTCGAGCTGGCGCTCGACCCCGAGCGGGCGCGCGAGTACCACGACGAAACCCTGCCGGCCGACATCTACAAAAGCGCCGAGTTCTGCTCCATGTGCGGGCCCAAGTTCTGCCCCATGCAGACCAAGTTTGACGATGGCACGCTGCAGGAGCTCGAGAAGTACTTGGCCCAAGAGCAAGAGCGCGCGGCGGCTGGCTCTAGTTGA